The genomic DNA TGGGGAGGTTTTCTTTGGATTTTTAGCTCTTTTAGGTCTTAGTATTCTTCTTGCTCCACGATTTTTTACAAAAAACAGAGTATGTGTTGTTCCCGTGGATATAGAGATACTATTTTTGATTGTGGTCTTTTTTGAACTGATTGTGGCTGATGCTTACAGTTTCTATAGCCGGGTGCCCTACTATGACAAATTCATGCATCTTCTGATCTCTTTCGTTGTTGGTCTGGTGGGTATGATGATTATTTACACCTTCTATGCTCTGGGAAAACTTCAGGCCAGTAAAGGGGTTATGTTTAGCCTGATAGTTTTAATAACCATGGGATTGGGAGCAGGTCTAGAGATGGGTGAATATTTCTATGATCAAATACTCTACCCCTTTATAGGTACTTATCTTCCCACCGGCCTCACCCAGGGATCCATGGTCTCCCCACCCCTGGCTGACACCATGGAAGACTTGTTTATAGACACCCTGGGAGGAATTCTAGGAGCTGCCATTGGAATTTTTCTAATAGAAAGAGAAGAGAAAAAAGGGAGAGAACTAGAAGTTATAGACGAATTAGAGGCCCTTGCCTCCGGAAGGGATAATGAGAATGAAGATAAAAAGGATGAATAGTGTTTTTTTATAAATCTATGGTGAAATATGAACTACCAAAGAATCATCAGAATTTTAGTGGCTTTTCTGGTGTTTTTAGGAATAGTTTTAATTTTTAACTTGTTTGCTGATTTTATCGGTGAAAAATCACCAACAGGACCTGTTAAAATTTTCTCATGGCTTTGCGGTTCCATTATTGCCTTTAAGATTTTTGAGACAATGAATAAGGATGATGAAGAAAAATCGGGTGAATAGTTAAAAAAAAGAATTACCTCTATTGAAAAACACATAATCAGTTATCAAATTCGAGATAAAATCTAATATATCACAATATCAGTTTATAAAAAGGTTATACATTACGTTATAATGATGGACAGAGAATCTGATCTATGGAACCGACAGACAATAAGGATTTTTTTAGATTTTTTTAATAACCTCAATCCCTTGAAAAACTTATCCCCATATAACAGTTTATCTGCCCAAATGGTTAATATAATTTCATCTAAATCTGTTGATAAAAAATTAGGGACCATCTCAGAAAAATTTTTTTGGAATACAGTAAATCTTATTATGGTAGATCTTATGATAGACAATCTGTATTTTATCCGAGGTTGATTTTATGTTAATAAAGTCTTTAAAAAAATGCGAATACTTCCAGGTGCTGGATGAAACTGTTCTTTGCGAGCTTCTGCATCCTAAAAATGAGAACATTGAAATGGGTTGCAGTATTGCCCATGCAATCATGGCCCCGGGCAAAGTTTCTCTACCACATAAATTGAAAAAATCCGTGGAAATCTACTACCTCCTGGAGGGTTGTGGGAAGATGCACATTGATGATGAAACAGCAGATGTGAAATCTGGTGATGCTATCTACATCCCTCCGGGTTCTGTGCAGTGGATAGAAAACACTGGTAGTTCTCCCTTAAAATTTTTATGTGTGGTAACTCCTCCCTGGCAAAAAGAAGATGAGGTGTTAGTTTAATATCACTGAATGTGGTGAATTTATAGATATCTATCTATGCAACACTGCATCTTCGAAATGAAAATCAATTTGAATCTGGAAAAATGTGCCTATTGAAGACTATACATTATTAATGTGATGTTATGTAATGTATTTATTATGTAATGTTTTGTGATGGCATTATAAACTAATAAATGACCATTACACACAGGTAACTGAACTTAGTATCTGCAGCTTCCCTTAGATTACCTTTAAAAATCCTCTCATCTGGATAGCTGAGTCTTTCACAGATTGAAACTTTCCTTTCTGGATTAACCCCTTTTTCCAGGAGGAACTGGGCCAGTTTCTCCACTCGAAAGTCTGGTAAAACAATGGTTGGCTTTTTATTATCCAACAGGCTTAATATTATATCTGAATTCCCCTTCCCATGGAGAGTTAGCAGGTTGGCCTCATCCCAGGGTATTTGAAGCCTGGCTGCTGCCAGCTGCAGGGAGCTGATCCCGGGAATCACTTCCATATCCAGATCATCTCTAAGTTTTAGGATTGGTTTTAAGACTCCAGAAAATCCAGGGTCTCCAGTGGAGAGAATAGCCACATTTTTACCTTCATCCACCAGTGAAACCGATTTTTTCATCATTTCATCCATGTTCCGCGCCCTGAGCACCAGAGTTTCACCATGAAATTCAGGGAATAGATCAAGTGCCCTTTGACTTCCCACCAGAACATCTGCAGATTCTGAAACATTTAAGGCTGTTTTGGTCAGGTATTCAGCTGAACCCGGACCAATTCCTACTAAATAAAGTTTAGACATTTTATTATCCCTCTTACACGAAATCAAATATATTTTGAATAATATTCCATTTAACAAAATTATTAGTGAATTTTAGGGTACTAAAAACTTTTTAGGGTACTTATACAAATATACGATGGAAAATAAATTTATGATACATTATACATTAACTAACCCCATACATGCTCTCAAACATATTTAGACCATAAAAATCTATAGATTATATTAATGTATTTATTAACCGAATTGCTTTTGTGGGAGGATAATGATTTGGAGAAAGAATCAGAAAACCGTCTGAATCAAACTAAAAATGAAATTAGTCAGTTTGATGACATGAAAAATGAAGTTTTACCTCCTCAATTACCAGAAATTTATTCTAATCCCATTAATGAAGAATTGAAAGAGCGAGCCAGCCAGATTCTGGACGAGATTATGGTTAAAGAGAAAGTAGTCCTGAAAATGGTGAAACCATCAGACAGGTGTAAAGGATTTCCAATTGAAACCACACCCCTTGTAAGAAGAATTTTTGAAATGGTTCCTGGAGCTTTCACCTGGGCATTTATTTTCACCCCACTCCTGGCAGCAATGTTTAATTTTTCAGAAATTCTGGTACTTTACATAACAATACTTGCATTCTACTGGATTTACCGAGCTTTTCGTTTTGTTTACGGCCTTTATCTAGGTGTTAAAAGAACTGAAAGAGATTTGAAAGTTGATTGGATTGGTAAAGTACAAGAAGAATACCCCCGAGAATACGAGGCACTGAAATACGTCCTAATCTACCCTATATACAGGGAAGGCTTGGAAACCATTGAACCATCTGTAGCAGGTTGGGCTAATTCTGATGTGGACACCAAGAAAATATCCCTGGTAGTGGCTATAGAAGAAAAATATGCACAAAAGTGTATTGAAAATTTTGAATACATCAAAGAAAAATATGGGCACCGATTTAGGGAGATAGTCTATTACATTCACCCTGCTGACATCAAAGGAGAAGTTAAGGGAGTTAAAGGACCCAATATTAATTGGGCTACGCGTCACTTCGTTAAAAAAGTGGAGGACAGAGGGGAAGACATCAAGGATTACCTTTTATTCACCTTTGACTGTGACCAGATACCCCATAGAAAATACATTTCAGCCATAACCTACAAATTCTTAAGCTCTGAAAACCGTTTCCATCACTTTTACTGCAGTGCAGTGCACACCTTTAACAACAATCTATGGAGAGTTCCTGCTTTGGTAAGGGTTTTCTCAGAATCTTTAACTCTGGTTGTTCTTCACAGCTGGACTGTTACCAAAAAATCAAGGGACACCTGGTCTTCCTATGCAGTCAGCCTTAAAACGGTTAAAGATGTGAATTACTGGTGCCCTGATATTGAAAACGACGACACAGCATTTTACTGGAATGCTTTGGTTCGTTTCCATGGTGATTTTTCAGGGGAAGAAGTGTACATACCCACCTACAATGATGCCGTGGAAAATGAGACTTATGTGAACACCCATCACTCGCTCTACAGACAACAACACCGCTGGGGATGGGGGATAATCACCTTCCCCATTACTATAGCCGGACTTTGCTACAACCGGGAGATTAAATTTAGCAAACGTTTAAATGTGATCTGGACTCTTCTGGACAATCAACTTCTTTTCACCACTGCAGTGTATCTCATAACCTTTGGAATTCCCCTTTTGAACATATTCAACATGGGATTCTCAGACAACCCTATCAATTACAAGATCCCCTCCATAATCGGGTGGGTGCTACTGGGAGCCTTCTTCCTAAACGTTCCTATTGTTATTCTTCGCAGGAAAATAATGCCAGTTCCGGATGGCTGGGATTGGAAGCGAAATGTGTGGGACTTCCTTGAAACCGGAGCTGTGACTATTAATATGCTAACATTTGGATTTATACCCTATATCCAAGCCCAAACTGAACTTTTATTAGGTAAAAGGCCTGGAGACAAACTTAACATCACTGAAAAAGTGATAATGAATGGTAAAAAACCTCCTTTGCCCCATACTGGTTCAATCCATAAATCTGAAAAAATCGCAATACGCCCCAGTAACCAATCCAAGTAACCTAAAAATACCATAAAATGTAACTAACGAGCTATTCTAGTTTATTTAGCTCATTTATTATTCTTTATAAAAATATTTGTTAAATAATTAGATGTTAAATAATTTGATTCATTTGAATTATATTAGGAAAAAGTGATAAATATGCTCCAAATTGCTGTTACCGGGAAACCTAATGTGGGAAAGTCGTCATTTTTCAATGCAGCCACCCTATCAGAGGCAGAAGTGGCTGGTTACCCCTTTACCACCATTGATGTTAATAAAGCTGTTGCCCATGTGGTTAAACCCTGCCCCTGCCAGGAATTAGAGGTGGAATGCAACCCTAGAAACTCTCAGTGCGTTAATGGGAAAAGGTTGATCCCTGTGGAACTTTTAGATGTTGCAGGGCTGGTTCCCGGAGCACATGAGGGACGCGGGCTGGGTAACAAGTTCCTGGATGATCTGCGCCAGGCCAGGGCATTTATTCATGTGATTGATGCCTCAGGGTCCACTGATGATGAGGGAAGGCCCTGTGAACCCGGAACTCATGATCCCCTGGAAGATGTGGAGTTTTTGGAGCATGAAATAACCATGTGGCTTTTTGGAATTCTCCATAAAAACTGGAACAAGCTGGTGCGCAAGGCACTTTCTGAGAAACTGGACATTGCCCGGGTAATAGCAGAACAGCTCAGCGGTGCGGGAATCACGGTAGAGGATGTTATTGAAGCTAAAAAAGCTGTTAACAAAGAATATAAGGACTGGGAAGATGAAGATCTCATCCTTCTTCTGGATCATCTACTTAAAATTGCCAAGCCCATGCTAATTGTGGCTAATAAGGCAGATCTTCCCCATGCAGAGAAGAACATCCAGAGACTTCAGGAGAAATATGATAATGTAGTGCCAGCATCGGCTGAATCTGAACTGGCATTAAGTAGAGCTGCCAAGGCCGGGTTGATCAAATACACTTCAGGGGAATCTGATTTTGAAATCCTGGAGAAAGATAAATTAAGCCCCCCACAGGTGAAAGCCCTGGAATACATACGGGAAAATGTGCTGCAGAAATATGGTAGTACCGGAGTGCAGGAAGCACTGAACCAAGCCATTTTCAGTCTGCTGGATATGATTGTGGTTTTCCCAGTGGAAGATGAGCACAAGCTATCTGATCAGAAGGGTAACGTGCTCCCTGATGCATTACTAATCCCTAAGGGATCCAAACCAAGGGATATGGCCTTTATCATCCATACCGATATTGGTGAGGGTTTCATGCACGCGGTGGATGCCCGAAGCTGTCGAAGAGTGGCCAGTGACCATGAACTTGAGGATGGGGATGTGATTAGTATTATCTGTCGTTAGAGAACGTTATATTCTTTTCAGAAATAAAAAAAAAATAGATGTTTTTATTCTTTCTAAAAAGCCCCTCCACCCCCACCCATATCTCCTCCACCTATGTCACCTACCCCACCGAAATCATCACCGGATCCATCATATCCTCCTGATGCTGTACTGATACCATTATCAAGTGTGGAAGATAGGAGTGCGTAACCCCCGTAATAGTGGAATAAATAGGTGTCACTGGTTTTCAGTTGTTCTTGTGGTAAGTGTAGTTCCATTGCTTTTTTAACTGCATCAGCAGCACCCAGGGCTGTTGCGTAGACCAGAAATTTGTTCCAGATTGTCACTGATTCTGGAGGGTATTCTTTAATTAGGCTGAAATCTTTGATGTATTTTTTAAAATTATGCCATTTAGCATTGTACTCTTCGCCATAAGTAGTCCATTGCCCCCCAATTTTTTGGGGTAGGATGAGGGAGATCACAGATGATACTCCCAGTACTATCGCAGCTATTTGAGTAAAACGTGCTGCAGGTAGAGGACTACTGGTTCCATAAAATAAAACCAATAAGGCCACAACTATGCCTGCTCCCCCAAAGATCTTCAAGTAATTGTCACCTTTTTTGTTGAAAAATTTCTCCATCTGATCATCAGTGAGAAATTGACGTTTTAAATGGTCTTTCCATGCATCATAGGTGTTTTTGAAAGATTTAGCACTTTCTTTGTTAGATAAATCAGATGAAATCCTCTCCAGGGATATGACACCCTGTTCTTCATAGCGCCCTAAGAACCTTATGACGTTCATTTCGAATTTTTGGAGGGATTTTTGGTCTTTTTTTCGGTTTATTTTAAGATATGTGGAGTTGCTCAAGCCGTGACCCTCCTTAGTGGATGGTTTTTTATCTATTAAGATGTATTTTCTGTGGATTAGATCCATTATGGTTGCTTTAAACCCATCCATGTCTGGTTCACCGATTTTCTTAGAAAATCCAGGTCCGCAGATAGCATTCACCAAGGCAGGAGGATCATCAGTTGGAATATCACGTTCATATTCTGCTCTGTAATCTATTTTGGGCTCTCTTCCATAGAGGAAGTATATGATAAAAGGAATAAGAACTGCTAAAAGCAATAAAGTTCCCAATATATAATAAAGAGCAGAGTAAAAGTTCAATGTGTTCTGATAATCGTTTTGTTTTCTTTCTATCTCACTTAAAGCATCCTGGTTTAAGATTAATCCACCAGTGGGGTTGGCTGCAAATTGGCTTCTGGGAATGACCATTCGCAGTTCAAAAAACTGGCCGGAAGGGATGTTTTCACCTACTATTTGTAGTGTATTTCCCTGCCACAGAGAACTTTTAGCATAATAAGGTGGATTCAGCCAGTATTTAACTCCCTCACTTGATGGTACATGGACATTGGCATTTACCTGGCCAATTGGCACGTCCCATTCTTGACCCACCAGCTTGTACTGTAACTCTGTTATGTCATTGTAGAACCGCGAAACATAGAGAAGATCATATTCCAGGGTAACATCCACCTCCTGATTGGAGATGGGAGTGGTTTTGGCAGCATCAGAATACAGATATACATTTATTCTTTGATTACTACCATGATCTATTACTTCTTGAATTGAATACGCCCCCGGTGTGGAAACCTTCACATTCTGAAGTATTTGGCCACTTTTTAAGGGTATATCCCTGTATATTCCATTATAGGTCCCTGTAAATGAGTAATGTATGGTTTCTTTAACATGAATACTGCCATCACTCTGCAGGAACAGATCCATGTTGATGGAAGGAATTGAATAACTCCTGTCAGCAGCAAAGGCAGTTCCTGCGCTGGAAAGTATTAGAAATGATAATAAGACTGCTAAAATGAAAAGATACCTTTTGGCAGTAATTAATCCATTTTTATCCATGTTTTACCCCTGAAAATTTCTAAAACTCAACTTTAGGGACTTCCCTTTTTGATTCTTCCATTTCAAAGTATTCTGCTTCCTGAAATTTGAATATGGATGCAATGATGTTACTGGGAACCATCTGACATTTGTTGTTGTACATTAACACCGTATCATTATAGAACTGTCTGGAATAGGCTATTTTGTTTTCTGTCTCCTCTAACTGACCCTGTAATTCTAGAAAGTTTTGATTAGCTTTCAAATCAGGGTAGTTCTCTGCCACGGCAAAAAGGCTTTTTAAAGTGTCGGTTAAGATGTTATTAGCCTCTGCAGTTTCCCGGACAGTTTTAGCATTCATAAGCCCGGCTCTTGCTTCAGTAACCTTTTCAAAAACTGTTTTCTCGTGTTTTGCATACCCCTTTACTGTTTCCACCAAATTTGGGATCAGGTCGGCCCTCCGGTTCAATTGAACATCAATCTGCGACCATGCATTCTTAACCCTGTTTCTGGATTGAACCAGGCTGTTGTAGAGGTATATGAAACCTCCCACTACTAAAATCAGTATAAGCAAGATGATTAATTCCAACCACATTTTTCCCACCACATTAATTATATCTATTTATGCTTATTTTTTCCTTTGCAATCCTCTTTAATATATTATTCTAACCCCTGAGAATCAGCAAATAATCTTCATTCTTTGAATGCATATTTCACTAATTCAATTAATAGCCCTTTCCATCCATAAAAACTCATAAATATCAAGAATCTAAGTTATACCCTGGTTAAAATCTGTGCTTAGTTAATGAATTAGCTCATAAAGTAACTGGTACAAGATGGACCTATTACGATGCAAATGGTACATTTAATCGGATTTAAATATTTTCAGGGACAATTAATAATCAGGAATTAAAACTTTATAAAAAGAAGAAATAATTATATTCACCATTTATGAAAAACTAAGATAATAATCATATTTAATGCCAGTAGGATGGATTGAAGTGAAAACCATAGTTGCATGGATTATACTGGGATTAGCCATAGTTTCATTTGTGACTGTGGCTTTAATACCTTTAAATCTATTACATCCACCCCTAAACCCTTTAGATAATTCAAACACCTTAATATCAGATAATCAGGATATTTCATCTTCCCCACATCCCTACCAGCCACAATTGCTTATTGCTGCTCTTAAAAGCTTTTACCAGCCTCAAAGTCAGGAAGATCAACCAGTCAACCCATCAGATGAGGATAAAATAACTAAATTGGTCCGCCTCTTTAACTCTTACTTTGAAGAAACCTTCCGAACCAGTGGCATTCCCGGAGCTGCTGTGGTAATTGTGTATAATGATCAGATCATTTACATGAAGCCCTTGGGAGTGAAAAAGATAGGTGAACCGGATCCTATCGACATAGACACCCTATTCCAGATCGGCTCCTGCACCAAAGCCTTCACTGCCACAGCCATAGCTTCCCTGGTGGATAAGGGAATTATGACTTGGGATGACACTGCAAGAGGATACTATCCTGATCACTCCTATTTTGATCTTTACGATCCACAAGTGGCAGATGAAATCACCATAAGAGACCTGCTCTCCCACCGTAGTGGATTACCACAACACGCAGGTACTTTTCATGTTCTTGATTTCTGGTATGATTTTGATGAAACCCTTTACCGGCTGCGTTTTCTAAAACCTGAAAGTGAATTTAGAACCAAATATGCCTACCAGAATATTTTATTAGCTCTGGCTGGTTACGCATCAGGGGATGCGACAGGGATGAGCTGGGATGATGTGATGAAACAGGAAATATTCCTGCCTCTGGAGATGTTCACCAGTACCACCAACCTCCAAGGATACCTCAACAGTCCCAACCATGCCAGCGGCCACCGGATAATAAATGGACAGACCCACTATGTGGATCCCATTAATCTGGATCCCATGGGTCCGGCTGGAACTATCAGTGCCTCCATAAAAGAGCTTGCTAACTGGCTGCGTTTCCAACTTAATATGGGTAAGTTCAATGGCCAGCAAATAGTATCCAGTCAATCCCTGGCAGAAACCCACCAACCACACATTCTAATTAAAGAGTATCCCCAATTCAATTTAAGTTATGGTTTGGGCTGGTTAGTTTACACTGGTAGCTATAACGCGGTTGAACACACTGGTTCCACCCGAACTTTCAACAGCAACACTTACGTTCTTAATTCAGAGAATCTGGGAATGATCGTTATTACCAATGAAGGAACCAGCGGGAATTATTATGGTGAATTACTGTTTAACGCCCTGTATTCACTATATAAAAAAGGTGTTCTTCCAGCCAGTGCCACAGTTTCTGATTATGTTCCCCCTCAAGAGGATGATATTCAATCCCTGCTTGAAAACAATAAATTACCAGTTATTTTAACCTTTGACCCCCTCCCTTACCCTATTGACAACTATGCAGGGAACTATTATTCAGATTACTGGGGAAATATAAAAGTTGAAAAGAAAAATGACAGCAGCCTGTTATTGTTTCCTGGGAAAAATCCAAACCCCATAACCCTAAACCACTACAGTTCCAACACATTCAATGAAAGTGACTATGAAACTGAAGTAACATTCAGTGATTTCACATCTGGTCAACCACAACAGGTTTTCATCCAAAGATGGGCACTATTTGGAGAAAATGGTACATTCATAAGAGTTTAAAGATTCATCTTAAATAAAAATCATTGCACATTTAATTAATTTGAAAACAGTGAGAGGTAAGTTTCAAGTGTAAAAATGAACATTAACGAACTTCCACCCGAACTGGTTTATGACCAATTAGACTCTTCAGAAAAAGGTTTGACCACTGAACAAGCCAAAATACGACTAGAAAAATATGGGCCTAACCAGATTGAGGAAGTTAAGAAAAAACCAGTTATTCTAAAATTTTTTGCCAACCTCTATCAACTCCTAGCCCTGCTTCTATGGGCAGCCAGCATTCTGGCCTTTTTAAGTGGAACACCCCAGCTAGGTTTTGCAATAATTGCAGTTATCATAATTAATGCGATTTTCAGTTTCTGGCAGGAGTACAAGGCAGAGAAGGCACTGGCCGCCCTTAAGAAAATACTACCCTCCCAGGCTAAAACCATCCGCGATGGAGAGGAAAGGATCATTTTATCTGCTGAACTGGTGCCTGGTGATGTTCTCATCCTAGAAGAGGGGGATAATATCTCTGCAGATGCTCGTCTGGTGGAAGCCAGTGGAATGAAGGTGGACAGTTCAACCCTGACTGGTGAATCCAAACCAGTTCGTAAAGTAGCTCATGCCAAGGAATCTACTGGGGATAGCCTCATAGGGACACCTAATATTGTTTTTGCAGGCACCAGTGTGGCTGCGGGTTCTGGTAAAGCAGTGATATTTGCCACTGGACGGGATACAGAGTTCAACCAGATTGCCAGTTTAACCCAGGAAATCAGTGAGGAAGCCAGCCCACTGCAAAAGGAACTTTCCAGGGTGACCCGTATCATAGCAGTAATCGCGGTGCTTCTGGGTCTGGTCCTTTTCATGGTGAACCTGTGGGTGGTTCAACTTCCCCTGCAGTTGGCTTTCATATTCGCCATTGGCCTCACTGTGGCCAATGTACCAGAAGGACTCCTACCCACTGTAACCCTGGCGTTGGCTGCATCTGTGCAGAAGATGGCCAGTAAAAATGCCCTTATAAAACGTTTGTCCAGTGTAGAGACTCTGGGGTCCACCAATATTATCTGCACTGACAAGACCGGGACTCTGACCAAGAATGAGATGACAGTGCGCAAGGTTTGGTTACCCTGTGAAATAATTGATGTAACCGGAGCAGGTTACTCACCAGAAGGGGAATTTTTACATAAAGGAAACCCTATTGACCATAGAGAAATCAGGGAACTGAAACTACTGATGCGCTCAGCCACTTTCTGCAATGACTCCCAACTCATAGAACCAACAAAGGAAGGAGATAAATGGAGGATCATTGGAGACCCTACAGAAGCAGCACTTTTGGTTGCAGCAAAAAAGATTGGATTTGACTGGGAGCAGCAATTGAGGAAGAAACCTCGAATCAAAGAATTGCCATTCGATTCCCAGAGAAAATCAATGAGCAGCATACATCAGGATAATGATAAACAGGTAGCCTATGTTAAAGGAGCCCCTAAAAAGATCATTGGATTATCCAACACCATATCCATCGACGGAGAAGTTAAAAACTTCCCTGATGAGGCTAAGGAAAGAATAATAGCTAAACATGATGAACTGGCTGCTTCAGGTTTGCGTATTCTGGCCATGGCTTACCGTGACCTCCCTGCTGACTATGATAACTACAGTGCAGATGCCGTGGAGCAGGAACTAACCTTTCTGGGAATGGTGGCCATGCAGGATCCTCCTCGCCCTGAGGTTAAACCGGCAGTGGAGGATTGCCACCGGGCCGGGATCCGTATTATAATGATCACCGGAGATTATGGCCTCACAGCCCATGCAATTGCCCGGGAAGTGGGCATAGTTAGTGATGACCCCTGCAGAATCATCAAAGGGAAAGAACTTAACCAGATGACTGATGAAGAGGTTAAAAATATCCTAGTTTCAGGTGAAAATGTTATATTTGCCCGTGCCGTACCTGAGCATAAGATGCGTGTTGCTGGTATACTGGAGAGTATGGATGAAATTGTGGCCATGACTGGAGATGGGGTGAACGATGCCCCTGCCCTTAGAAAGGCAGATATTGGCGTGGCTATGGGCATTACTGGTACTGATGTTGCTAAAGAAGCCGCTGATATGATCCTCACAGATGATAACTTTGCCACAATTGTGGAAGCTATTAAAGAGGGCCGTACAATTTATGAAAATATTCGTAAGTTCATCACCTACATTTTCTCCCATGAAACTGC from Methanobacteriaceae archaeon includes the following:
- a CDS encoding cation-transporting P-type ATPase encodes the protein MNINELPPELVYDQLDSSEKGLTTEQAKIRLEKYGPNQIEEVKKKPVILKFFANLYQLLALLLWAASILAFLSGTPQLGFAIIAVIIINAIFSFWQEYKAEKALAALKKILPSQAKTIRDGEERIILSAELVPGDVLILEEGDNISADARLVEASGMKVDSSTLTGESKPVRKVAHAKESTGDSLIGTPNIVFAGTSVAAGSGKAVIFATGRDTEFNQIASLTQEISEEASPLQKELSRVTRIIAVIAVLLGLVLFMVNLWVVQLPLQLAFIFAIGLTVANVPEGLLPTVTLALAASVQKMASKNALIKRLSSVETLGSTNIICTDKTGTLTKNEMTVRKVWLPCEIIDVTGAGYSPEGEFLHKGNPIDHREIRELKLLMRSATFCNDSQLIEPTKEGDKWRIIGDPTEAALLVAAKKIGFDWEQQLRKKPRIKELPFDSQRKSMSSIHQDNDKQVAYVKGAPKKIIGLSNTISIDGEVKNFPDEAKERIIAKHDELAASGLRILAMAYRDLPADYDNYSADAVEQELTFLGMVAMQDPPRPEVKPAVEDCHRAGIRIIMITGDYGLTAHAIAREVGIVSDDPCRIIKGKELNQMTDEEVKNILVSGENVIFARAVPEHKMRVAGILESMDEIVAMTGDGVNDAPALRKADIGVAMGITGTDVAKEAADMILTDDNFATIVEAIKEGRTIYENIRKFITYIFSHETAEIVPFVMMVLFRIPLPITVMQILAIDLGTDTVPALALGVGPSESDVMDRPPRDRRERLLNFGVIFRGYIYLGIIEAALVMSGFFWILFTSGWTLGQELSFTDPVYLKATSMVFAGIVLAQMGNLLGCQTSRTSVFKVGLFKNKWILRGIAFSIIILLAIIYLPPLQGIFGTTALGLNE